TATCTTTATGTTCTGTAAGTTCATAGGAAAATTCATCTTCTGGAAGATATGATAGATAAGTTGAATATAGTACCCTTTCAAATCCTTCTCCTACTTTTTCTATTACAAGAGTTTTTCTATTATTTTTAAATGAATGGATAAGATCTGAAATCTCTCCAAGAGTTTTGCTATATACTGTTGATATCTCATAATATTCTTTAATTTCTCCCTGCTTCTGCAAATGAGAAACAAAAGTATTTACAACATCATCTATATATACAAAATTTAATTTTATATTTCTATCTGATATAGTTATATCTATATTATTTGCTATATTATGACACCAAGTGGCAATTACAGAATTATAGTTTGGTCTACACCATTTTCCAAAGACATTTGGAAGTCTGTAGATATATATTTGCGCATGATTTCTTTTACTATATTCTCTTAAAAAATTTCTCCCTCTAACTTACTCTTTCCATAATCATTATCTTTTTCTGCCTGAATCGACGAAGTTACTAGAATAGGTATTTTTAGTTTTCTCTTTTCTATTACATCTATCAGCTCTTTTATAGTATCTCTATTCCCTTTATAGAATTCTTCTGGATTCTCTGGTCTGTTTATTCCTGCAAGATGAAAGATAAAATCTATTTTTTCTATATATTCTTCAATTTCATCTATACTGTTTTCTTTGTCAAATTGGTGAATAACAATCCCATCTATTCTTGATAATCTTTCTACAAGATTTTTCCCTATAAAGCCTTTTGCACCTGTTACAAGAACTTCCATTGCTATTTCACCCCAAATTCTTTTAATTCATCTTGCACTTCATATAGGTCTAAAATCATCTTTTTTAATTCTTCTTCATTTAATCTATATGTATTATGAGAATTATATTCATCTGCCTGTGTAATAACTTCCTGTCCATCTTCAAAATATTTTGAATAATTAAGATCTCTTCCATCTGCTGGAACTCTAAAATATTCTCCCATATCTATTGCTCTTACTTTTTCCTCTTTTGTCATTAGGACCTCATAAAGTTTTTCTCCATGTCTTGTTCCTATTATTTTTACTTCATGTTCTGGTCTTCCTAATATATCCTTCATTGCGTGAGCAAGAACTTCAATTGTTGCTGCTGGTGATTTTTGGATAAATAGATCTCCATTCTTTCCATTTTTAAATGCAAATAATACTAAATCTACTGCTTGATCTAAACTCATCATAAATCTTGTCATATTCGGATCTGTTACTGTTATCGACTTTCCATGTCTTACCTGATCTATAAATAAAGGAATTACTGAACCACGTGATGCCATTACATTTCCATATCTTGTAAGGCATATTGTAGTGTCATCATCTTTTAAATTCCTTCCCTTTGCTACTATCACTTTCTCCATAAGCGCTTTTGACATTCCCATTGCATTTATTGGATAAGCTGCTTTATCTGTACTTAAGCAAACTACTTTTTTACTTTAGATGCTATTGCTGCATTTAAAACATTTTCTGTTCCTAATATATTAGTATAAACAGCCTGTACTGGATAAAATTCACATGATGGTACCTGTTTAAGAGCTGCTGCATGAAATACAAAATCTACTCCCCTCATTACATCCATTACTGAGTTATAGTCTCTTACATCTCCTATATAGAACTTTAATTTAGGATTATTATATATTTTTCTCATATCATCCTGTTTTTTTTCATCTCTTGAAAAAATTCTTATTTCTCCAATATCAGTTTTTAAAAATCTCCTGAGTACAGCATTTCCAAATGACCCTGTTCCTCCTGTTATTAATAAAACCTTATCTTTAAACATAAAATCTATCTCCTTAATCTTTTTTCAATACATCCATTATTGTTTTATATGCCTTATCTACTCCCAAATATTCTTCATAGTATTTTCTTCCATTATTTCCTAACTGTTTTCTTAAATCTTCATTTTTATATAAAATTAAAAATTTCTTATACAAGTCCTCTATATTTCCAGCTTCAGCATAAATTCCTCCTTGAACTTCTTTTTCAAGAAATTTTCCATAGTCTTTTGCTGAACATCTATCTAAACTAGCCAAAATTGGAAGGGATAATTTAAAATAATCTGTTGTCTTTGAAGGGAAATTTGGTACTGTAAATCTCTCATCAAGACTTACAAGTCCTATATCACAAGCGCTTGTAAATTTTTCATAGTCTTCTCTTGGCAATTGTTCTATGAATTCAATATTTTTAAGTTTTTATCCTTAGTTATTTTTTTAATCTTTCTTTTTCTGAACCATTACCTACAAATATGAATTTTACATCTGGTAATTCTAGCCATTTCTCAGCTAAAGATAGTATATTTTCTAACTTTTGTGGCTTTCCCATATTTCCACCAAATATAGCTAAAAAATCTTCTTCTGAATACCCATATTTCTTTCTTATTTCTTCTTTATTTATTTTAAGTTTAGGCTTTATATATGCCCAATTTTTTAAAAGAATAATTTTTTTATCTTCTATTTTAAATAAATTTTTATATATTTTTTATTTCCTTCTGACATAACTGTTATATAATCTGAAACTTCTAATGCTTTTTTATATTTATTATTAAAATACTTTATTAAAAATTTATTTTTTATAATTTCTAAATCAATTGCATTTTGTGGAAAAATATCCCAAATTATTAATAATACTTTGCATTGAAAATGATTCCTCATTTTTTTTATTAAAAAAGGATTGTTAAACATAGGAGTTGATAAAATTATTAAATCTATTTTTTCATCTATTCTTTCTTTTATTTTCATAGAAAATAAAAACGGTATTTTTAATATTGTCATGCCTTTATCTAATTTAGTTGTTCCTTTTGAATAGTACTTTCCACATCTTATTTTTAGCAATTTTATATTTTCTAATTTTTTAAAATAAGTTTTTCCTTCTTCTAATATAGTTGCTACAATAACTTCATTTTCTTGATTTGAAAATTCTTTTACCAATTCTTTTTCTAATGTTGAATCCTTAATATTTTCAGAATATCTTGGAAGCAAAAATAATACATTCATCTTTTTTCTCCAATACTAATTTCATTTAAATCTTAAATCTCCATATAAACTTTCAATTATTTCAGGCTTTATCTTATATAATATATTTATTATAAGCTTAGGAAACTTAATTAATAGTTTCTCTTTATTTTCTTTTTAATTATCTCTTCTACTATCTCTTTTATTGACATTTCCTCATCATTTTTAGGAATAATTATTCCTAAAATTTCTTTATCTATCACTTCTTTTGTTATTTCTAATAATTTATCTATATGTACTAATGTTCTTTTGTTTTCATCATTGCCAAATGGAAGTATTGGAAATACTTTTACTAATTTTTCTAATTTTTTCATATTTCCAGGACAATTTTCTCCATATACCATTGGAGGTCTTAATATTGATATTTTAAAATTACTGTTTTCTAAATTTTTTAAAATTTTTTCTGCTTCCCACTTACTTTGAGCATATGGTGTTTTAGGATTTACTTTTGATTCTTTAGTTAATATTAATTTTTCATTAAGACTTCCATGTGTTCCATAAACAGCTACTGTGCTGTAAAAAACAAAATGTTTAACTTTATTCTTCTTTGCTGCCTCTGCTACTTTTCTTGTGAGTTCTGTATTCACTTCAAAATATTTCTCTCTTGGAGCTCCATTCATCTGATGAACCAGAGCTGCTAAATGGAGTACTGTATCTATACCCTCAAATTCAATCTCTTCAGGTTTTACTTTTAACAAATCTACTGGAACTATATTATATTTATCTTTATATCTTTCTATAAAATTTGTTCCTATAAACCCTGATGCTCCTGTTATCATAAGAGTCTTTTTCTTATTCTCCATCAATATTCAACTCCTATTTTTCCTACTAACTCATTCTTCTTATTTAAAAGTATTTCATCTTTTACTATCCATTGAATTTTTGCTTTATTTATTATCTTTAAAAAAGTAGCTATTATCAGATAAATATCATTCCAAAAGGTTCTATTTTCTACATAGTACAAATTAAGTTCTATCTTATATGGCATTATCTGCTCTATATAGAATCTTTCTGGATCTGAAACCTGATTCATCAAATATTCCTCATCTGAAAATACTATACTTGCTGGTGATGATATTCCACTTCTTACTTTAAATATTCCCTTATCTCTTTCAGAATAGTATTTTAATCTTCTTGGAAGTTCTGGTCTTGGTCCTATAAAGCTCATATCCCCAATAAGAATATTAAAAAGTTGTGGAAGTTCATCTATCTTTGTCTTTCTAATAAATTTCCCTATTGGTGTTATTGCGCTGCTGCTCCCCTTTACCTGTATACCTTTAGCATCTTTATCAAAATCTGTCCTCATACTCCTAAACTTATATATAGTAAATTCTCTTACTCCTATTGTCAGTCTTTTCTGCTTAAATAATATTGGTCCAGGAGAAGTAAATTTTATAATTAATCCTGTCAGTATCATTAAAGGTAAAAAGAATATTATTCCTAAAAATGATGCTAATATATCAAATACTCTCTTTAAAAACATTTTCTGCTTTCCCCCATTACTAGTAACTTACTTCTTTATATGAAACAACTAATTTCTTCATTATGTCTTTGATTTCATCTATATCTGCATGTTGTCCTGCCTGCCATAATCTCTCAAAGAACTGTGTTATATCCACTTCTCCATCTTCTATTTTGTTATAAAGATTTTTTTGTTTTCTGTCTTAATTGCAGAATTTACATCATAAAGGAGTTCCTCAAATAACTTTTCTCCTGGTCTAAGTCCTACTACATCTATTCCTACATCTGAGTTTGAAAGTTTTATCATTGTCTGCGCAAGATCATAAATTTTCACTGGTTTCCCCATATCAAGAATAAATATTTCTCCACCATTTCCCAATGAACCTGCTTCTATTACCAGTTGTGCTGCTTCTGGTATTGTCATAAAGTATCTTGTTATGTCCTTATGAGTTAAAGTTAAATTTTTTCCTTCTTCTAATAGCTTTCTAAATATCGGAATAACTGAT
Above is a window of Fusobacterium varium DNA encoding:
- the capD_2 gene encoding UDP-glucose 4-epimerase, coding for MGMSKALMEKVIVAKGRNLKDDDTTICLTRYGNVMASRGSVIPLFIDQVRHGKSITVTDPNMTRFMMSLDQAVDLVLFAFKNGKNGDLFIQKSPAATIEVLAHAMKDILGRPEHEVKIIGTRHGEKLYEVLMTKEEKVRAIDMGEYFRVPADGRDLNYSKYFEDGQEVITQADEYNSHNTYRLNEEELKKMILDLYEVQDELKEFGVK
- the wcaJ_3 gene encoding Putative colanic biosynthesis UDP-glucose lipid carrier transferase, giving the protein MFLKRVFDILASFLGIIFFLPLMILTGLIIKFTSPGPILFKQKRLTIGVREFTIYKFRSMRTDFDKDAKGIQVKGSSSAITPIGKFIRKTKIDELPQLFNILIGDMSFIGPRPELPRRLKYYSERDKGIFKVRSGISSPASIVFSDEEYLMNQVSDPERFYIEQIMPYKIELNLYYVENRTFWNDIYLIIATFLKIINKAKIQWIVKDEILLNKKNELVGKIGVEY
- a CDS encoding ADP-glyceromanno-heptose 6-epimerase → MEVLVTGAKGFIGKNLVERLSRIDGIVIHQFDKENSIDEIEEYIEKIDFIFHLAGINRPENPEEFYKGNRDTIKELIDVIEKRKLKIPILVTSSIQAEKDNDYGKSKLEGEIF
- the galE_2 gene encoding UDP-glucose 4-epimerase, with the translated sequence MENKKKTLMITGASGFIGTNFIERYKDKYNIVPVDLLKVKPEEIEFEGIDTVLHLAALVHQMNGAPREKYFEVNTELTRKVAEAAKKNKVKHFVFYSTVAVYGTHGSLNEKLILTKESKVNPKTPYAQSKWEAEKILKNLENSNFKISILRPPMVYGENCPGNMKKLEKLVKVFPILPFGNDENKRTLVHIDKLLEITKEVIDKEILGIIIPKNDEEMSIKEIVEEIIKKKIKRNY
- the capD_3 gene encoding UDP-glucose 4-epimerase, whose amino-acid sequence is MFKDKVLLITGGTGSFGNAVLRRFLKTDIGEIRIFSRDEKKQDDMRKIYNNPKLKFYIGDVRDYNSVMDVMRGVDFVFHAAALKQVPSCEFYPVQAVYTNILGTENVLNAAIASKVKK